Genomic segment of Heliangelus exortis chromosome 7, bHelExo1.hap1, whole genome shotgun sequence:
GAAGAAGTGGCTTTTTTGTCCATGTTTATATCTATCTTGAGGACACGTCAAGATATTGTGGTTTTCCTTTCATCCACCATATAAGATCACTCTTCTGACACTCCCAGGGTTTCCATCACACACACATCAtagggtgaaaaaaaacctcttcagtgCTGCAACATAACCTGACCATGCTCCTTCACCCACAGGGTCCTCACTTGCTCCTTTCTCTTTATCGTCAACAGCTGAAATACCCACAACCACTACTGCTGCAATACCAGCAACCACTACTGCTGCAATACCCACAGGCACTACTGCTGCAATGCCAACAACCACTACTGCTGAAACATCAACAACCAGTACTGCTGCAATACCAACAATCACTACTGCTGCAATACCCACAGCCACTACTGCTGCGACACCCACAACCACTACTGCTGAAACACCAACGACTGCCACAGGTGGGTCtgctttttcatctttccaAGTGCTCCTATGAGCTGTGGCAGTTCCTCATCCCTATGGTGGAGTTCTATCATTTGCACACTACCATACTTGTGGAGAGAAGTCCTTATTGGTCCTGACTGTTGCAATCCTACACGCTGCCCCTCTGTGTGTCTGATCCTGCTGCTTGGGGTAGAGTTCAGACTGTGCAGATTTTGTGTTGACAGTGAAGATGCTGGTGTTGTTTGCTGCGGTGtcattcttttctcttctgaaatactGGAGACTTGAGAAAGGGGCTCTTTTTGTCCACGTTTATATCTATCTTGAGGACACATTCAAATGTGGTGGTTTTCCTTGCATCCACGATATGGATCCTCGCGTCCTCTTCTGACACTCCCAAGCTTTCCATCACACACACATATCacagggtgaaaaaaaacctcttcagtgCTGCAACATAACCTGACAGCTCCTTCACCCACAGGGTCTTCacttgcttctttctctttatcCGCAACAGCTGAAACACCCACAACCACTACTGCTGAAACATCAACAACCACTACTCCTGCAACACCAACAACCACTACTGCTGTAACGCCAACAACCACTACTGCTGAAACATCAACAACCACTACTGCTGCAATACCCACAGGCACTACTGCTGCAATGCCAACAACCACTACTGCTGCAATGCCAACAACCACTACTGCTGAAATGCCAACAACCACTACTGCTGAAACACCAACAACCACTACTGCTGAAACGCCAACAACCACTACTGCTGTAACGCCAACAGCCACTACTGCTGAAACATCAACAACCACTACTCCTGCAACACCAACAACCACTACTGCTGTAATGCCAACAACAACTACTGCTGAAACATCAACAACCACTACTGCTGAAACATCAACAACCACTACTGCTGCAATGCCAACAACCACTACTGCTGCAATACCAACAACCACTACTCCTGCAACACCAACAACCACTACTGCTGTAACGCCAACAACCACTACTGCTGAAACATCAACaaccactactgctgcagtacCCACAGGCACTACTGCTGCAATGCCAACAACCACTACTGCTGCAATACCAACAGCCACTACTGCTGAAACATCAACAACCACTACTCCTGCAACACCAACAACCACTACTGCTGTAATGCCAACAAAAACTACTGCTGAAACATCAACAACCACTACTGCTGAAACATCAACAACCACTACTGCTGCAATGCCAACAACCACTACTGCTGCAATACCAACAACCACTACTCCTGCAACACCAACAACCACTACTGCTGTAACGCCAACAACCACTACTGCTGAAACATCAACaaccactactgctgcagtacCCACAGGCACTACTGCTGCAATGCCAACAACCACTACTGCTGCAATACCAACAACCACTACTGCTGAAACACCAACAACCACTACTGCTGCAATGCCAACAACCACTACTGCTGCAATACCAACAACCACTACTGCTGAAACACCAACAACCACTACTGCTGAAATGCCAACAACCACTACTGCTGAAACACCAACAACCACTACTGCTGAAACGCCAACAACCACTACTGCTGAAACGCCAACAACCACTACTGCTGAAACGCCAACAACCACTACTGCTGAAATGCCAACAACCACTACTGCTGAAACACCAACAACCACTACTGCTGAAACGCCAACAACCACTACTGCTGAAACGCCAACAACCACTACTGCTGAAACACCAACAACCACTACTACTGAAATGCCAACAACCACTACTACTGAAACACCAACAACCACTACTGCAACACCAACGACTCCCACAGGTGGGTctgctttttcatcttttcaagtGCTCCTATGAGCTGTGGCAGTTCCTCATCCCTATGGTGGAGTTGTATCATTTGCACACTACAATACTTGTGGAGAGAAGTTCTTAGTGGTCCTGACTTTTGAAGTCCTGATCCTGTTGCTGGCGTTGGAATTCAGGTATTTCTGATTTTAGtgtaaatcttttcttttttgcttgtaTTTCTTGTTcacctcttgctttttttttttttatgcgTATATTTTCCTTTAACCTGTCAAGCGTAAAATAACCCGAGAGAGTCAGAGTTCTCTAATGAGGTCTTCACACACATATCATGCCTGAAAAATGCACAATCCATTAGCTGTCTGATATTCAGTCACCTGTTGCTGTGATCTGGACACATGatatgtattttcctttaatcCAGGAATAAATCTAAATGGGTCAcatctcttcttctttttttttttttttttttttttttttttttttcaggtggaaAATATGCTTGTGGTAGCTTGCTTTTTAATTCCTCTGGAACACTTCAGAGTCCTTCTTATCCTCTGAATTATACAGATAATGCAGATTGCTTGTGGCAAATACAAGTACCAAATAATTTCCGCATTCTGCTCACATTTGGAAGCATTCAGTAAGTAGACCAGCTCCCTCTCAGGCAATAGATGTGTCCCAAATCTTGAAAACCAATTTTACAAAATGCCTTCTGTTTTATATTCTTGTGCCTTTCTCAGGTTGCAAGGTGGATGCCAGACTGATTATATTGATATCTATGATGGGCCACCCAATACTTCTCCTCTCCTTGGAAGAATTTGTTCTGGTTCTCATCTCACATATATATCATCCTCCAACTTTATGGCTGTCAGGTTTCACAGTGACTCCAGTTACTCCAGTCAAGGATTTCATGCTGAATATCTATCCTTCCCAGCAGACCAGAAAACCAGTGAGTTTCCATtctgtttgtaattttttgtttgctctgaaaattttataccctgattttatttgcttaatATTTGTTCATTACTACGTAagtaatttattaataattatttaagaAATCCCACATAGATGACATTCCTTCTTGAATTTTAGTATTGGATATTGATCaattgctttcagaaaatatttttttcatttaaaaaaatcttcaagtaTCAAATAAACTATCTTTCCATATTTTCTATGACGGCAAGTCTAAAGTCACGTATCTTCGTATCACATCGTTActcatatatatttttctacCTTTGTGGgtaatatttcacagaatcatagaagtATTGGTTAGGAAGGACCTTTGGAGGCTTTCTAGTCCCACTGTTCAAAGCAGAGAGCCAACATGAAATGGGGTCCATTATGAATTTGTCAAGCTGAGTCTCCAGAAACATTCAAAGGATGAAACCTTCAAAGCCACTTCTCTGGGTGAACTGTTCCAGGACTGTCCTGCAGTCCCAGTGGGAAGATTAATTGCATGAGAACTCAAAGCTTCCCCACGCACAAACAGTGGCCAACACATTTGTCTCTGTAGCTGATTTTCAAGAGGTTGTGTAGTGCCAGCAGGTCCATTTCATCAGATATCAATTTTCACCAAAGACCCAACTCCCCCTGGAATCATTGCTTTTCACATCATGGGCTGAGAACCATCATGAAGATCATTTCAGGATTCCCTCCCACCCAAGTAGTACTTCTACAAGCCCATCTTCAGATTTAGCTCTACAGCTTCCACAatagtctgtggattttcatTCAGGAAAATCTCAGCATTATCCTGTGGTTGGTGACACAGGCTCTATGCCTCagcaaaaatctattttaagatAAATGTTTCTGTCAGGAGAGTAACTGATGATCAGCTGATGGTTCTCAGAGACTACTGCTTACTCATATCTAAGtctaagaggaaaaataagtgGTTTGGCTTATGAATTCCTTGCCCTGAATGGTAGTGGCTATTATATTTGTTGAAGTTGTAACATGCAAAAATTATCAAGTACCTGAAATCACTAATAATTCATATTCTCTTCCTTAGCCCTCATGTGTTTGCCAAACTACATGCGAGCAGTTGTAGACAGACACTATGTCCAGCTCCAGGGCTACTCAGTGTGGAACATCAGCTTGTCTGACTCCTATTGTAAACCAACAATTACATCAGATGAGGTCATATTCAATATTCCATACAATGCCTGCGGCACATATAGACAGGTTGGTGTCAACATATCTTGAAGAGCTCTCCAAGTCTAGGCATGGAAACTTCATAGCTATTTGGAAATTTGTTGTGAATCTCATGTTGTAGCCAACAGTTGgtcaaaacacagaaaagaatcATGTATTTCTGGAGGGCCAGTGTTTCTTAAGGTCTGTTAAATATTCCTACTTATCCTTCCAGGCGTTAGGTAATCCTATTTCAGAGTGATTTTCTCAAGAATAAAGTATAGGAGAGAGTTAAATGACCAATCCCATCCTGGATGCCTGGGACTCTGGAGTATTACATGTTCCTTCTGACTTCTACCAGGAGCTGGCCCATACAGAAGTTTCTAGTACAGGTTGTGAACATGACTACACGCGATAATTTTGTACTCATCTCGTGTGTTAAACAGAGCAACGGTGAAACCATCACCTACTCCAATGTGATAAAAGTGCCTGGTTCGGGTCACACTATCAAGAGGCAGAAGGATCTTCTATTGCATGTCAACTGCAAAATGCTCCAGAACACATGGGTGCAAACAATGTACGTTGCTGATGACAGCATTAATGTCAGTGAAACCCAGTATGGCAGATACAACGTGAACCTGACATTCTACAGCTCCTCATCTTTTCTGGTGCCAGTGCTTGACTTTCCATACTACGTTGACCTGAAGCAGAATTTGTTCCTTGAAGCTTCCCTTCATAGCTCTGACTCCAATCTGGTGGTATTTGTGGACACGTGTGTGGCATCACCTGATCCTCACAATTTTGAAATACAGACCTACGACTTGATCAGGCACGGGTAAGAAACTTCTAAAGAATTGTTTAAAAACTAACTCTATGCAGTTCTGAGAGAGCTTCACTTATGAAAGAGGTGATTTGGGGCCAGCATACCTGCAATTCTCAATATAAATATGCTTACAAGAAAGACTTGTTGGCAAAACctgtataaaatataatatgACCAAGAAGGGCCATTCAGAAGTTGCTGTGAAGCACGGAGATTTCACTCAGGGAGGCAGTGTAAAAACTGGGATCTGAATTTGGTTCTGAAACAGATGCATGAAATGTAGGGATGTCAATGGTTCTGTCTTTCTTAGCACCAGAATTAAAGTTTTGCAGTCTTGTGCAGCACCATAACCAGAATATAGAACTGTCTgttcaaaaagaaaggaaattcctTAGCCTCTTCTTGCAAATCTGAAAACCTAGAACACTTTGCTTGATTTGCTACAAAATATGCATCTTgatttgaaatggaaaagttGTGGACTCTTAAGGAATGCAAAACTGAGAGTAACATAGAAGCAGAAAACTGTCCCATTTTGTTCCAGGAATGAAAGGCTCATGCtaatttatttcccttctgtGCTTGGTGGgatttgaatttcttttccttctagaAGAGTGTTAATCTCAGTAACTTTAGGGGTGTACTAACCTACTGCTAAGTTGGAAATCAGGCTTGTGACATGGggcctcctgcctgctggctgAATGTCCTCCCTTTTACATGTTAAGTGAATCTTCCTCTCATTGgggtttcattttattttatctataaAAATACCTGTGCATTAAGTGGGACACAGAAGGACTGCCTAGTTTTGCCAGCAGAACAACCATCAAGGGGATGGGGCAAATAGATTCTGATCATGTTCCAGGTAATTTCCATTCATGTGACAAGGAAGTATGTCAACAAGAAATGTATTTACTGAATCTAAAATCAATAATGTCCATCTATAAATATTAGGTGTGTTGGGATACCACTGCAgtataaaataaactaaaatcaGACGACCTCAAATCCTTGGGGGCTTCAGTGGGGAAATATACgcaatgtttttttgtttttggtttgtttttttttttgacacaaaGATAATTAGTGAAAACTCCAAAATAGTCTCAGGTAACAACTGTGGGTGAAGTAATGTGATCTTTTTCCTGGTGGTTAAATGAAGTCAGAATGAGTAGGATCTGAGTTACCTAACTTTTAAGGCTACTGATTGTCAGAAGGTGAACCTCAGTGGAAAGGTTCTAGAAACTCACTATGTGAAACATCTGGAGATCTTTGTCAGGTGTTGAGATTCCTCAAGTAAGGTACTCTACGAACATCAAAGGACTACAGAGAATGTTCATTGCCCCCAAAAGATGTGtattagaattaattttatcttgCAGAACAGAAAGAGGCCCTTTTTCTCTCCGTAATAACCTGCAGGGTCTCTTTGCAATCAGGTAATCCTAtttagaaatgcagaaaaaggtCCTCACCTGTCCCTGAGACACAGAATCCAGCAGAACCACTCGTTATTTTTCAGCTATTCACGTTGTTATGAAGTTTCTGTGCTCTGTACATTGTTGTGGTGCAAATCACTGCCACTGCTACTTAGTTTTGTCTCGTTTTCTCTCCTTGCcacaaacacactttttttttttcaaccttttGAGTTCTCTTACTTtctgattttatatttaaacTCAAAACACATTGCAAAGAGATAGGGTAACAGTGTTTCCATTCACAACAGCTAATCTGTTCACTTTTATATCTTTCAGATGTGCTAAGGATTCTACCTACTCTTCTTACTACTCACCACACAGCAGTGTTGCCCGCTTCTCATTTAgtgctttttcatttattaatcaACACCCCTCAGTTTACCTGAAGTGTGAGCTGGTGGTGTGCAAAGAGAGAGACTACTCCTCCCGTTGCTATCAAGGCTGTGCCAGTAGGTACAAGAGGAGAGTAAGTTCTTCCGAGGAAAAAGTAAATGTTGTTATTGGACCTGTTCAACTCCGGGAAGCTCAGGCTGAGAACAGGAATGTTGGTAAGTTTAAATAACTTAAACGTCACCAGATCTTGTGTATTACTGTAGGTTTGCCTGTCAGCTCAGATGTGAAATTCAGCTCTAAAAGGCACCTGTGCTGGCTCATTCCTAACTCTGCTATAattcttgcaaggatttttaaaagtctttttttataACATTATTTTATGTTTACTAGCTCTTTCCTTTCTTATACTAGTTTAGATCCAATATTTGTTCTTCACATGTCAAGGGACAGTTCTGTAGGAAGAGGGATGAGATGGAGTTTGGTCCCCTGTGGGATTTCtattaatatttcaaaagtGTTTGTGCCATGTCTCTGATTTATTAGCAACCAATCTGTAGGTCCTCTTGGAAATGTTGGTTCCCAGTGTTGTCCATCACCTTAATCATTGCAAATTCTTTGttgttcttcagttttttaCCCTAATCTTGTTTGGCATGGCCACAAGGTCGTTTGTGAAACAATAAAGCAATTTGGTTTCTGATTAGATCTAGATTGCAAGGTTATAATTCAACTTCTCTTTGCCTAATTACCTTTGAGATTAACCAGCTCAGGCAAACAAACGTAagcctctctctttcttttttgtgcaCAGAGCTGGGCTCTGCCACCCAGGCAAGAGGGGAGCCTGAGAGCTCAGcacctgctgccagctcccaccttCCTCTGGCTGTGACAGCAGTGGTGCTGGTAGCTGTTGTTCTTGCTGTGGGAGGATTTCTTTTGAAGCATAAACTGAAGGCACCTGTCCCATACCAGGTAATGTGAGAAATAACCCCAAGACTTGCAGATGGAAGGATATTTTCACCAAATGTCTTCTTCACGACTCTGTTTCGCAACCTGTGTAGTGGGTGACTCTTACTTGACTGTTCCACCATCCAGATCTTGTCTGAGAAATATCTTGTATCAACATAACACCTGGTGTTACCATGAATTGAACTTATAAACGGACCTGGCTTCAAAGTCCTCAAGTCTAAAAAAACTAAGATCTAAGAAGAGGCTGATTCTTCTATCTCAGCATCCAAATAAGCTGCCACCTTCAGAGCTGGACATTTCACAGCATCTCACTTGAGCTCCTGTTTGAGTGTCTGTCTGAGAAGACTGTTTTAGGTGACTTGAGAAAGAACTGACTTCTTTTGCCATCTTCTAACATCTCAAAACAGAGCCATAAGTGAAAATACAAGTAAGGAATTGCTCCTGCACAGAGTTCTTTATGTCTGGGGGTATTGGCATCCAGTTCTCACAGAAAATATCCATGCATAAGGTTTTGTATAGAGGGCAAATATATCCAAATCTGCTATGTAAAtgtgtaataaaaaaaaatacaggaaagaaaatatttttgagcaATACTTCTTTTTATGTACTTGCAAACCTATCACCTTGCTGTCTGAACTTCCAACTAATGTATTATTAGGTTGGAAAACATGACTTCTGACAAAGTGACTTTGCCAAGAAATCATTGTTCTTGTTCTTAAGCATTTCTAAACTTCTAATGGGGGTAGGAAGAGTGAAAGTCCATCTGTGGCCATAAGGAAGTGGGACCTGTCTCCTATCTCtgtgtaaaaacaaaataaaaacaataataaaggAATAATCTGTTTGGAAGCAGCCACTCACTGCAGGTGGAAAGGTCACTGGTATTAGGTTGGGAAATGTTCCTCTTCAGAGTTTATTGTGTTCTAGCCAGCTGTGAAAGAGGAAAGTGGGGTGGGAATGATGAAATGTACTATGTATGACGTGAGCCAGAGCCAAAGCAGTGACATGTAAGGAAGGTGAGCTGTTCTCTAGGGTGACAGTCTGACCTGACAAAGAGGATGCAGGCAGCTCCCATGGGAATCATCATTACAGCCTCTACCATTTCTTCCTTCAAACTCCCTTTTCCTAGTGACCCCAGGCAGGCTGCAGAGAAGAGATCACAGAAGCAGGGCCTGGCATTGCCCACAAAAAGTGGAAGTCAGTTTTGTTGTCCACACAGCAGGAACAAGTATTGAGAAGggttcttcctctctgcccacAGCCACCTTTGAAGGTCAGAGCAATCCAGGAGGCTGACCTGACTTTCATCTGTGTGGAGCAGAGATGGTCCAGGCTTAGAGGAATCCAGCAGCCTGCCCAGCACAGTGAAAACCTTTCTGGACCTGGGCTTTCCTAACTCTCTAGATGAGGACCTTACCATCGCTCTTCCCAgacctgtttttttctctcctgcccaGTTCCTGCTGTGGCCTTGCTGCTGCACTGTTGCTACCCCACCATTTTTCAGGGCATGACTTGATGGCACTCCTCTCTGAATATTATTGTGATCAGATGTGCAGAAAGATCCTAGACATATGGTTCTGGTGCTTGCACTGTTCAGAGCTGAGTCTCTCCATACTATGTCTGTGACAAGGGTTCTAGAGGGAGATACATCAAGGTTATATCAGAATTCAAGGTAGAAGTATCAAGTTGAGTGGCTTCCATATTCAATGTTGCTGTAGAAATCAGCTCTAAAATGTTCAAGCAGTCGGTGTCTCGGAATCACCCTCCTTagttcctgctgctttccttggcCAGCAAATATAGAAACGCAGGATTCAGGAAAACCAGATTTGGTGCTGAAGAAAAGGTCATGTTCTAATGTGTATGTGCCTGCTAAACAGTGACACTGCCAAGAACATTTCTTCCTACCTGCTGCCCCACCAAATTCAGGAAAGCTTCTAATGGTAAATCCAGTGGATTTGACTTTCAACCCTAGACAGTTCTGATCCACTTGCATCCTCAACATTAAACAAATGCAGATTGATTTGCAAATATATCCTTCACGTGACACATGCAACAGAGCTCAAGAGACCATCAAGGAACCCTATATGAGACTAAGCTGCCTCATTGCATCTTAATTCATGTATTCTGCCTTCATTTCTTTGATCAGAAGTCTGTGGATATCCTCATTCCAGCAGAGATACCATTTTATAGTCATGGATGAAAGCTGATTAATGCTCTTTGtcctttcagtgtttttcatttGGACCTCACAAAAGCCAATATTTCTGCAAAAGACTCCTAACAATAGTCAGTAGAAGAGAAAGTGTTTTGAAACTCTGTGGGGCTTCACTCACTAAGTAATACACTTAAAAACACTTAAAGATTCCAAAAGAAGTCCTAGAGAACAAAAATGT
This window contains:
- the LOC139798084 gene encoding mucin-5AC-like; amino-acid sequence: MPTTTTAETSTTSTAAIPTITTAAIPTATTAATPTTTTAETPTTATAETPTTTTAETSTTTTPATPTTTTAVTPTTTTAETSTTTTAAIPTGTTAAMPTTTTAAMPTTTTAEMPTTTTAETPTTTTAETPTTTTAVTPTATTAETSTTTTPATPTTTTAVMPTTTTAETSTTTTAETSTTTTAAMPTTTTAAIPTTTTPATPTTTTAVTPTTTTAETSTTTTAAVPTGTTAAMPTTTTAAIPTATTAETSTTTTPATPTTTTAVMPTKTTAETSTTTTAETSTTTTAAMPTTTTAAIPTTTTPATPTTTTAVTPTTTTAETSTTTTAAVPTGTTAAMPTTTTAAIPTTTTAETPTTTTAAMPTTTTAAIPTTTTAETPTTTTAEMPTTTTAETPTTTTAETPTTTTAETPTTTTAETPTTTTAEMPTTTTAETPTTTTAETPTTTTAETPTTTTAETPTTTTTEMPTTTTTETPTTTTATPTTPTGGKYACGSLLFNSSGTLQSPSYPLNYTDNADCLWQIQVPNNFRILLTFGSIQLQGGCQTDYIDIYDGPPNTSPLLGRICSGSHLTYISSSNFMAVRFHSDSSYSSQGFHAEYLSFPADQKTTLMCLPNYMRAVVDRHYVQLQGYSVWNISLSDSYCKPTITSDEVIFNIPYNACGTYRQSNGETITYSNVIKVPGSGHTIKRQKDLLLHVNCKMLQNTWVQTMYVADDSINVSETQYGRYNVNLTFYSSSSFLVPVLDFPYYVDLKQNLFLEASLHSSDSNLVVFVDTCVASPDPHNFEIQTYDLIRHGCAKDSTYSSYYSPHSSVARFSFSAFSFINQHPSVYLKCELVVCKERDYSSRCYQGCASRYKRRVSSSEEKVNVVIGPVQLREAQAENRNVELGSATQARGEPESSAPAASSHLPLAVTAVVLVAVVLAVGGFLLKHKLKAPVPYQVM